Proteins encoded together in one Cervus canadensis isolate Bull #8, Minnesota chromosome 7, ASM1932006v1, whole genome shotgun sequence window:
- the KCNMB3 gene encoding calcium-activated potassium channel subunit beta-3 isoform X2 yields the protein MSAFPTSGTRRHTDHDDGDPPDVRRKRPSSAGEDRAILLGFAMMGFSVLMFFVLGVTILKPCLLSTQREESNCTIIHAHIMDDWMDCAFTCGMDCRGQGKYPCLQVFVNLTHSGQKVLLHYNEEAVQINSKCFYTPKCHQHRNDLLSGALDIKEFFDHKNGTPFSCFYSPDSQSEDVILIKKYDRTVIFHCFFWPSLTLLGGVLIVGMVRLTQYLSFLCEKHSAAFRDEVSGKVPYTAQHQRRLWRVGRSEGRSGETLRRWPNSSPGPQGPAGSALEDLIMPPRKLTG from the exons GTCAGCCTTTCCTACCTCAGGGACGAGGAGACACACAGACCACGATGATGGAGACCCACCAGATGTGCGCAGGAAGCGGCCATCCAGTGCTGGAGAGGACCGGGCCATACTGCTGGGGTTTGCAATGATGGGTTTCTCTGTCCTAATGTTCTTCGTGCTTGGAGTAACCATCCTGAAGCCCTGCTTGCTCAG CACTCAGAGAGAAGAATCGAACTGCACTATCATCCATGCGCACATCATGGACGACTGGATGGACTGTGCATTTACCTGTGGGATGGACTGCCGAGGTCAGGGCAAGTACCCGTGTCTCCAGGTGTTTGTGAACCTCACCCATTCAGGTCAGAAAGTGCTCCTACATTATAATGAAGAGGCTGTCCAGATAAACTCCAAG TGCTTCTACACACCTAAGTGCCACCAGCATAGAAATGATTTGCTCAGCGGTGCTCTGGACATAAAGGAATTCTTCGATCACAAAAATGGGACCCCGTTTTCATGCTTCTACAGTCCAGACAGCCAATCCGAAGATGTCATTCTCATAAAAAAGTACGACCGGACGGTGATCTTCCACTGTTTCTTTTGGCCTTCGCTGACCCTGCTGGGTGGCGTCCTGATAGTTGGCATGGTGAGATTAACACAGTACCTGTCCTTCTTGTGTGAAAAACACAGCGCTGCATTCAGAGATGAGGTAAGTGGCAAAGTTCCTTACACGGCACAGCATCAACGCAGACTGTGGCGTGTGGGGAGGAGCGAAGGAAGGAGCGGAGAAACCTTGAGGCGGTGGCCAAATTCAAGTCCTGGCCCTCAGGGACCTGCAGGGTCTGCACTTGAGGACCTGATTATGCCTCCTCGCAAACTAACCGGGTAG
- the KCNMB3 gene encoding calcium-activated potassium channel subunit beta-3 isoform X1 — protein MQPFSIPVQITLQGGRRRQGRSAFPTSGTRRHTDHDDGDPPDVRRKRPSSAGEDRAILLGFAMMGFSVLMFFVLGVTILKPCLLSTQREESNCTIIHAHIMDDWMDCAFTCGMDCRGQGKYPCLQVFVNLTHSGQKVLLHYNEEAVQINSKCFYTPKCHQHRNDLLSGALDIKEFFDHKNGTPFSCFYSPDSQSEDVILIKKYDRTVIFHCFFWPSLTLLGGVLIVGMVRLTQYLSFLCEKHSAAFRDEVSGKVPYTAQHQRRLWRVGRSEGRSGETLRRWPNSSPGPQGPAGSALEDLIMPPRKLTG, from the exons GTCAGCCTTTCCTACCTCAGGGACGAGGAGACACACAGACCACGATGATGGAGACCCACCAGATGTGCGCAGGAAGCGGCCATCCAGTGCTGGAGAGGACCGGGCCATACTGCTGGGGTTTGCAATGATGGGTTTCTCTGTCCTAATGTTCTTCGTGCTTGGAGTAACCATCCTGAAGCCCTGCTTGCTCAG CACTCAGAGAGAAGAATCGAACTGCACTATCATCCATGCGCACATCATGGACGACTGGATGGACTGTGCATTTACCTGTGGGATGGACTGCCGAGGTCAGGGCAAGTACCCGTGTCTCCAGGTGTTTGTGAACCTCACCCATTCAGGTCAGAAAGTGCTCCTACATTATAATGAAGAGGCTGTCCAGATAAACTCCAAG TGCTTCTACACACCTAAGTGCCACCAGCATAGAAATGATTTGCTCAGCGGTGCTCTGGACATAAAGGAATTCTTCGATCACAAAAATGGGACCCCGTTTTCATGCTTCTACAGTCCAGACAGCCAATCCGAAGATGTCATTCTCATAAAAAAGTACGACCGGACGGTGATCTTCCACTGTTTCTTTTGGCCTTCGCTGACCCTGCTGGGTGGCGTCCTGATAGTTGGCATGGTGAGATTAACACAGTACCTGTCCTTCTTGTGTGAAAAACACAGCGCTGCATTCAGAGATGAGGTAAGTGGCAAAGTTCCTTACACGGCACAGCATCAACGCAGACTGTGGCGTGTGGGGAGGAGCGAAGGAAGGAGCGGAGAAACCTTGAGGCGGTGGCCAAATTCAAGTCCTGGCCCTCAGGGACCTGCAGGGTCTGCACTTGAGGACCTGATTATGCCTCCTCGCAAACTAACCGGGTAG